GTGGCCCGTGATGGCCAGGACGACCGACTCGTCGGGCGGGATGTGGCCTTCCCGGATGAGGCGAGCCGCCGCCGCGACGACGACGCCGCCGGCCGGCTCCGTGAAGATGCCCTCCGTCTCGGCCAGGAGACGGATGCCCTCCCGGACCTCGTCGTCGGAGACGGCCACGCCCCGGCCGCCCGTCTGACGGATGGTCCGCAGGGCATAGCGACCGTCGGCCGGATTTCCGATGGCCAGCGAGCGGACGATCGTGTGGGGGCGCTCGGGGGTGATGACGTCGGCGTCCTGCTGGAAGGCATGGACGATGGGACCACAGCCTTCCGCCTGGGCCCCGTGCATGCGATAGGGCTTGTCCTCGACGAGGCCCAGCCGGATGAACTCCTGGAAGGCCCGATGAATCTTCGTGATCAACGAGCCGCCCGCCATGGGGACGACGACGTGGTCGGGGACCTGCCAGCCCATCTGCTCGGCGATTTCATATCCGACCGTCTTGGAGCCCTCGCCGTAGTAAGCCCGCAGGTTGATGTTGACCATGCCCCACCCGTAGGCCTCGGCCAGCTCGTAGCACAGACGGTTGACGTGGTCGTAGTGACCGTCCACCGTAATGAGGATCGGATTGTGGACGGCCGTCGCCACGACCTTGCCGACCTCCAGGTCGGCGGGAACGAGGATCACGGCCCGAAAGCCGTGCCGGGCCGCCTGCGCCGCGACGGCATGCGCCAGATTGCCCGTCGACGCACAGCCGACGACGGCGATCCCCCGCCGACGGGCCCACGCCAGGGCCGTCGCCACGACGCGGTCCTTGAACGACAGGGTCGGATGATTCGCCCCGTCGTTTTTGACGAAGACCCGGGGGTGGCCCAGGGCTTCCCCGAGCCGACGGGCATGCCACAGGGGCGTCCATCCCGTGCGGTCCCCGATGGAGTCCGTCGGGTCCACGGGCAGGAGGGCTCGATAGCGCCACATGCTGGGCGGGCCCTGCTCGATGGCCGACCGGCTCAGGTGCCGCCGGACGGCGTCCCAGTCGTAGGCCACGTCCAGCGGACCCAAACAGCGGTCGCACGTCGCCGCCGGGATTTCATCGAACGAAGCGCCGCACTCTCGACACACGAGCCCTCGGACAAACGCCATGGTCCCACCTCCAGGCCCAAGTTGAATGAATCGGCAGGTCGGCAGATGGGCAGATAGGCAGTCGGCAGGTCGGGCAGGAAGCATCCCGGCATCCATCTTCCAAACACCGGCAGTGATGCCGGTGTCATCCTGTCCCGGCGCCGCCCGTCATGGCGGTGGCCACCTCAGGGAATCGATCGGCAATCGGCAGTCGGCAGGTCGGGGTCTATCCTCCTGCTCTATGCTCTTTGCCAATAGAAAGCTTCCCCTGAATGACCAAGACTCGACACCGATGCCGGGATATCCCAGGACGCGACGTCGGGGGCCGAACGTCGCTCAGGTTCGGGTTTGGCTGTCGTCGACCCGAGGAGGTGTTGCGCGAGGCAACGCCTGCCTCATCTGCCAGGCCGGGTCTCACCCCGGCCTGCGGGAGTTGGCACCGGACGCCCGCGGGCGCGAGCCGGTTGCCGCGGCTTCACAGGGCCCGTTCCCTCCGCCGCTCTGGATAAGACAGGCCATCCCATGAACCCGACAGGGGGTTATTGTACTGATCGGTAGCGAGAAGTCAAAAACGCCGGGCATCGGAGGCCTGACGGCGTGACGGGGGTAAGGATTGGCTCATAGCTGATAGCTCATGGCCTATGAGCCATGAGCCGATGTCAGCCATGAGTCAGTAAGAGCGCTACCGGGCTTATTGGCCCATCTGCCGACCCTTGCATCCTTCATCTTGCATCCTGTATCCTACTTCGCCCTTCCCGATTGGCCCTGCGATGTTCCCCGCGGAGGTCCCCGATGCGGCCAACTCTCTGGCTTGGACTGATCGGCTTCAGTGTCGTCACCTCGATGTTCACGGCGGCGGCCTCGCCCTGGCCGACCGGATTTGAGACGGCCATCCGCATCGAACAGCTCCGGGCCGACTTGCAGTTCCTGGCCGATGACCTCTTAGAGGGCCGGGCCCCCGGCACACGGGGCGACCGACTGGCGGCCCGGTACATCGCCACACGCCTGGCCATGATGGGCCTGGAGCCCCTCGAGGGCGCCCCGGACTACCTTCAGCCCGTCCCGATGGTCGGCGTGACGGCTCGGCCGGAACCCCTGCGGGTCGAGGTCCGGGGCCAGACCCTGGAGTTCCAAGCCGTGCAGGACTTCGTCGTGTGGAGCGGCGTTTACGAACCGGCCGTCTCCATCGCCGACGCCCCCCTCGTATTCGTCGGCTACGGCATCGAGGCGCCCGAATACCGATGGGACGACTACAAGGGCCAGGACATGCGGGGCAAGGTCCTGGTCATGCTCGTGAACGACCCGCCGGCCCCGCCGTCGGAGCCGAACCTCTTCGAAGGTAAGGCGATGACCTACTACGGGCGCTGGACGTATAAGTTCGAGGAGGCCTACCGGAAGGGCGCCCTGGGCGCCTTCGTCATCCACGTCCCGGATATGGCGGGTTATCCGTGGCAAGTCGTTCAAAGCTCCTGGACCGGCGAGCAGGTCCACCTGGACGTCCCCGGCGTGGAGCCGGCCCTACCCGTCAAGGGCTGGATTCAGGAGGCGGCCGCCCGGCGGATCCTCCAGGCCGCCGGTTACAGTTTGGATGACTTGCTCCGACGGGCCGCCCGGCGGGACTTCCGGCCCATCGACCTCGGCGTTCGGGTCACCGTCGAATTTCACCAGGAGGCCCGAAGGTTCACGTCGCAAAATGTAGCGGCGGTCCTCCGGGGGGCGGACCCCGACCTCCAGTCAGAGGCGGTCCTCTACACGGCCCACTTCGACCACCTGGGCATCGGGCCGACCGTGCAGGGCGATAGCATCTACAACGGGGCCTATGACAACGCCTCCGGCGTGGCGGCCGTCCTCGGCGTGGCCGAAGTCTATGCCCATCTGGCCCGGCAGGGCATCCGACCCCGGCGTTCCGTCCTGTTCTTGATGGTCACGGCCGAGGAGGCCGGCCTCCTCGGGTCGCTCTATTATGCCAGCCGGCCCCTCTGGCCCCTCGATAAGACGGTCGCCAACATCAATCTGGACGGTGTCAACGTGTGGGGCCCGACAGAGGACTTCGTGCCCCTCGGGATGGACCGGACGACGATGGACGAAGTCCTCCAGGAAGTCGCCCGGGCGATGGGGGTGACCCTCCGGCCGGACCCGTTCCCCGAAAAGGGCTACTTCTTCCGGTCCGACCACTTCAGCCTGGCCCGGAAGGGTGTCCCGGCCGTCTCCGTAGAGGCCGGGACTCATTACGTCGGGAAGCCCCCGGATTGGGGCGAAAAACTCCATGAAGAATACATCGCCCGGCACTATCATCAGCCCAGCGACCAGTACGACCCGGCGTGGCCGTTGACCGGCATGGCCCAGACGGTAGAATGGGCCTTCCGGGCCGGTTGGCTCCTGGCGACCCGAGACGCTCGGCCTGTCTGGAAGCCGGGTCGGGCCGTTCGGGTCCCGGGCCTTTAACGGGACGGCGGGATGGGGTCCGATAGCGACCGCCACCCCGGCCTCCTGACCATTCGCCATTTCGCTACTCGCCACTCGCCCTTTTAACATGACGACGTGATGGCGGGACGAGGTTGAATAGGGACCCCGGACGACAGACCATTCGCTGTTCGCCATTCGCCACTCGCCATTCGCTACTCGCTACTCGCCACTCGCCATTCGCTGACTCGTCGGATGGACGCCGTCCCGTCGTCACGGATTTTGCAGGTCACCGATGCGGCAGACCGTCCTGACCATCGGCACGTTCGACCCGACGGGTTATGAGGGCCTGACCGTCGACCTGCGGGTTTTCCATACCTATCGCACTTACGGGCTCGGCGTGGCGACGGCCATCCTGGCCCACAATACTCAGGCCGTCCTGGGCGTCTACCCCGTCCCCCTGGAACACGTGGGGGCCCAGTTGGAGGCCGTCTTCAACGACGTGAAGGTCCTGGGCGTCAAGGTCGGGGCCGTCCCGGACCTGAAGACGGCCGAGCTCGTCGCCGGCGTCCTGCAGGACGTGAAGGTCCCTATCGTCGTCGTGGACCCCGTCTGGCGTTCGGCGACCGGTTATGCCTTCCATACGGCCGAGAACCTGCGGTCGTGGACCCGTATCCTGGGGCCCGTCGCCACCGTCCTGACGCCGAACGTCGAGGAGGCGGCCGCTCTCAGTGATATGGACTCGATCGCCGACATCACGGCCATGAGGGCGGCCTGCGAGATCATCCATCACCGGTATCGACCGGCGCACGTCGTCGTCAAGGGCGGCCGGCTTTCCGGCCTGGTTCGGGCCACCGACGTCCTCTACGACGGTCGGCGCCACCACGTCTTGGAACACCCCTGGACCCGAAGCCCGAACCGGCTCGGGGCCGGTGATGCCTTCGCCGCCGTCGTCGCCGCCCTGCTCGTGCAAGGGAATTCAGTCCAGCAGGCCGTGACGACGGCCAAGCAGTTCATCGCCCGGGCGATGCAGCATACTTTCCAAATCGCCCAGGGTCCCGTCCAGCCCTTGAACCTCACCATCCCGCGGGTGTAGGAATGGGGTCTCGGGTCCCAGAGACCCGGTCCCAATGTAAAGGACTACCGAAGTCCCTGGCCCTGAGACCCGGGGCCTGACACCCGGCACCCTTGAAGGTCGACCCCGATGTCCCCGGACGGCGCCTCCAAGTCGGCACGGTCCCTCTGGGCCGTAGGCGGTCTTATGATCGCTTACATCGGACTCTTGAATCTGCTGGGTTCGCAGATGCCGGTAGTCCGTCCGTCCCGGCCGATCCCGGTGCCCCGACCGGAGAACGTCCCCGGGATGACGTGTACCGACACGGGAGGCTCCAACGCCGAGACCTGGACGTCGCCCCGACGGGACATCTTTCAGTGGGAAGAGAATCTCTCCGCCGGACGTCCCCCGGCCGGGGGGATTCCGTCGGATACGGCCCGACCGCCCGTCGTATCCGTACCCGAAGTGACCCCTCCGACGGCTTGGGTCCTGCTGGGTATCCTCCAGACGGAGGGCCCCCCGGTCAGCGTCTGGCAGTTCGGGTCGGACACGTTAATCCTTAAGGAAGGCGACCGCCTCGGGGCTGGCGTTCGTATCCAGGCAATCCGCCCCGACGGCGTCGTCCTGGCCCTCCCCAAAGGCGGGTCCCGCTACGTGCCGGTGGGAGAAACTTTCCATCCGTAGGACTTCGATGGCGACGCCCCGATGGGATGTCCTCTGGCCGGCCGACCCATCGAGAAGAGCGAGTGGCGAATGGCGAATAGCGAGTGGCGAGTGGCGAATGGCGAGTAGCGAGTAGCGAGTGGCGAATGGCGAGTAGCGAATGGCGAATGGCGAACAGCGAATGGCTTCCGACCGGCCCATCGGCCCAAGGCCGTGGCTCCAAGCGGTCTCATAAATCCGACCATAGACCATAGACCATGGACCCCTGGGCCCCAGCAGGTCTATGGTCTGTGGTCTATGGTCGGAGCACCTGACACCGGACGCATCCGATGAATCCCCTAACAGCCTTCTTTGAGGAACACGAGACCTGGATGGAGGTCGCCCTCGAGGCGGCTCGGCAGGCGATGGCCCGGGGCGAGGTCCCCGTCGGGGCGGTTTTGGTCTATCCAGACGGCCGTTACTACGTGGACGCCAACGCCATGGAGGCCCACCGGTCGGCGTTGGAACACGCCGAGATCCGCGTTCTCCGGCAGGCCCTTCGCTCCGCCCGGAGCCGATGGCTGTCGGAGGCGACCCTCTACGTCACCGTAGAGCCCTGCCCGATGTGCGCCGGCGCCATCCTGCTGACCCGCATCCCCCTGGTCGTGATCGGTACGCCGGACCCCCGGGCCGGCGCCTGCGGGACCGTCGTGTCCGTCCTGGGCAACGTCGCCTTCAATCACCGGCCCGTCCTCGTATGGGGCGTCCGGGCGGCCGAGGCCCGTCAGCTCCTGCAGGATTTTTTCCGGCAGGTCGGCAGGTCGGCAGATGGGCAGATGGGCAGGTGGGCAGGTCGGCAGGTCGGCAGATAGGCAGGTCGACCGATGGGCCGGTCGGGAGCCCCTCGCCATTCGCTACTCGCCATTCGCTACTCGCCATTCGCCCCTCGCCCCTCGCCATTCGCTACTCGCTATTCGCCACTCGCCATTCGCCATTCGCCATTCGCTACTCGCCCTTCGCGGCCGACGCCGGTCCGGGGCCACTCCGTGGCCGCCCGGGAGGTCCAATTTTTGGACCCCTGGAGGCGGCCCCGACCGTGCGGGCCTTTCGGGCGCGGGGGATGATTCTTCGTAAAATCAACGATTCCGCGCCCGGCGGGCCTGGGTCCGATTCCATCCGGCACGAAGGTTGCTACCATCATGAGGGCGGGATTCCATGTATATCCCGGTCCGGCTCGCCTGAGAGCGGGGTCATGCCCTCATTTCTCAAGCGAGCGGGGCCGGGATATACGGTGTCGGGGGCCGGATGTCCGGTCGCAACGCCCGATACCGCATCCCCCACCTGCCCACCTGCCCATCTGCCCACCTGCCTATCTGCAAATTCTCCCACATCACCTCTGGAGGTGCTTCCATGCTGAAACGTAAAAAGGGTCAGGGGTTCTCCCTCATCGAACTCCTCATCGTCGTGGCGATCATCGGCATCATCGCCGCGATCGCCATCCCGAACCTCCTGTCGGCCCTCCAGAAGGGCCGCCAGAAGAAAACGATGGGCGATATGAAATCGCTCGGCACGGCCGTCGAAACGGTGAATACCGATTGTGCCTATTATCCGACTTTGGCAGACGCGGACGTGGGCAGCACAGACTGCGCGACACCGTCAGGTTTAACGTTGATCCTCACAAAGGGCGGAGCGTGGCTTCAGAACCCGATCATCTGTGATGGGTGGCGTCGTCCGATGAAATATGTGTCCCCTGCACCTGGTGATCCGGGCACGCCGGTTACCGTCGCGGACCCCAATTGTAGTAAGGCATTCTCGGAAGGTGGCGCTACGACCGGCTCGGTTACCTACAGCATCGTGAGCGGCGGCCGAGATGGAAACCCAGCCGACTGCGGCCATGCTACGTGGGATCCTGCTAATAATGCGTATCAGCCGACCGGTACTTCGTGCGGGTCATCTACAACATGTGTAGGTTTTACCGATTTTATCTGTGATATTTCTTTCGCGGGCGGCCAGTTTATCTCCTTCCCCGAGGGCATGCAGAAGGGTACGTAACCTGAATTTGGCTTCACCTTCGATGCCTCACCGGGGGATGTCCTCTCCGGTGAGGCCGCCTCCATCTCCAGCCAGCGATGGCATAGCACCCGATCAAGCCTTTTTCCTGAGGCTCGGCAGGCACAGGGCCGATTTCGTTAGCGGGGTCTCTGGCCTCCGGACGCCTCGAAGGCGCGGGGCACGCCTTCTCCAGACGCTCAGTCACTCGAAGCGGTCTCATCAATCCCACGGCCTCCTCTTCTCGGATCAAAGGGCAACGAGCAAAGCGCAAAGAGCATAGAGCAAAGAGCGAAGGGCAGAGGGCTTGGGATGGAGGGAGTGGTTTGGCGTGGCCGTTTGGTTCGTGAAATCCGCGGGGTTGGGGGTGAAGGCCCTCATGCGGCCCTCTCCCACAGGGAGAGGGGTTTATGAGATAGGTTACTTGTCACTCGTCACTCTCTGTATAGGTGCGGTGATGTTTGCCAGACTTCGCGGGTTCGGAAGGGAGGACGCTCCAAGAGGCTTCTCACTGATAGAACTCCTGATCGTAGTCGCTATCATCGGGATTATTGCCGCCGTTGCCATCCCGAACTTGCTGTCGGCGATGCATAAAGCCCGTCAGAAACGGACGATGAATGACATGCGGGCGTTAGGTAGCGCGATCGAGTCCGTCAGTACGGATTGCGTGGCCTATCCGCCGACGGATGGGGACCTGGGGACAAATTGTGCCACGCCGGCCGGCATCATGCCCGGTCTTCAAAAGGGCGGCTGGTGGTTCCAATCGCCTCTCATCTGCGACGGCTGGCGGCGTGTCCTTAACTATAAGGGGAACGGCGTGACGGGTGGGGGGACCGTCGATATCGGGGATCCCGTCTGTTTGACGATTTGGAGTAATCCCTGGGCCAGTCATTACAGCTTACTGAGTAAG
The DNA window shown above is from bacterium HR11 and carries:
- the pdxK gene encoding Pyridoxine kinase gives rise to the protein MRQTVLTIGTFDPTGYEGLTVDLRVFHTYRTYGLGVATAILAHNTQAVLGVYPVPLEHVGAQLEAVFNDVKVLGVKVGAVPDLKTAELVAGVLQDVKVPIVVVDPVWRSATGYAFHTAENLRSWTRILGPVATVLTPNVEEAAALSDMDSIADITAMRAACEIIHHRYRPAHVVVKGGRLSGLVRATDVLYDGRRHHVLEHPWTRSPNRLGAGDAFAAVVAALLVQGNSVQQAVTTAKQFIARAMQHTFQIAQGPVQPLNLTIPRV
- the tadA_2 gene encoding tRNA-specific adenosine deaminase, encoding MNPLTAFFEEHETWMEVALEAARQAMARGEVPVGAVLVYPDGRYYVDANAMEAHRSALEHAEIRVLRQALRSARSRWLSEATLYVTVEPCPMCAGAILLTRIPLVVIGTPDPRAGACGTVVSVLGNVAFNHRPVLVWGVRAAEARQLLQDFFRQVGRSADGQMGRWAGRQVGR
- the epsG_1 gene encoding Type II secretion system protein G: MLKRKKGQGFSLIELLIVVAIIGIIAAIAIPNLLSALQKGRQKKTMGDMKSLGTAVETVNTDCAYYPTLADADVGSTDCATPSGLTLILTKGGAWLQNPIICDGWRRPMKYVSPAPGDPGTPVTVADPNCSKAFSEGGATTGSVTYSIVSGGRDGNPADCGHATWDPANNAYQPTGTSCGSSTTCVGFTDFICDISFAGGQFISFPEGMQKGT
- the thrC_1 gene encoding Threonine synthase, producing MAFVRGLVCRECGASFDEIPAATCDRCLGPLDVAYDWDAVRRHLSRSAIEQGPPSMWRYRALLPVDPTDSIGDRTGWTPLWHARRLGEALGHPRVFVKNDGANHPTLSFKDRVVATALAWARRRGIAVVGCASTGNLAHAVAAQAARHGFRAVILVPADLEVGKVVATAVHNPILITVDGHYDHVNRLCYELAEAYGWGMVNINLRAYYGEGSKTVGYEIAEQMGWQVPDHVVVPMAGGSLITKIHRAFQEFIRLGLVEDKPYRMHGAQAEGCGPIVHAFQQDADVITPERPHTIVRSLAIGNPADGRYALRTIRQTGGRGVAVSDDEVREGIRLLAETEGIFTEPAGGVVVAAAARLIREGHIPPDESVVLAITGHGLKTLEAVTDVRPQVYGPIRPNLDAFRVLWDRIASLGTP
- the epsG_2 gene encoding Type II secretion system protein G, producing the protein MFARLRGFGREDAPRGFSLIELLIVVAIIGIIAAVAIPNLLSAMHKARQKRTMNDMRALGSAIESVSTDCVAYPPTDGDLGTNCATPAGIMPGLQKGGWWFQSPLICDGWRRVLNYKGNGVTGGGTVDIGDPVCLTIWSNPWASHYSLLSKGRDGVEDCKHAKWDASIGGYQLEGSPTGACAAAGSTTCAGFTGLDCDITFAGGQFLSFPEGMQK
- a CDS encoding Bacterial leucyl aminopeptidase, producing MRPTLWLGLIGFSVVTSMFTAAASPWPTGFETAIRIEQLRADLQFLADDLLEGRAPGTRGDRLAARYIATRLAMMGLEPLEGAPDYLQPVPMVGVTARPEPLRVEVRGQTLEFQAVQDFVVWSGVYEPAVSIADAPLVFVGYGIEAPEYRWDDYKGQDMRGKVLVMLVNDPPAPPSEPNLFEGKAMTYYGRWTYKFEEAYRKGALGAFVIHVPDMAGYPWQVVQSSWTGEQVHLDVPGVEPALPVKGWIQEAAARRILQAAGYSLDDLLRRAARRDFRPIDLGVRVTVEFHQEARRFTSQNVAAVLRGADPDLQSEAVLYTAHFDHLGIGPTVQGDSIYNGAYDNASGVAAVLGVAEVYAHLARQGIRPRRSVLFLMVTAEEAGLLGSLYYASRPLWPLDKTVANINLDGVNVWGPTEDFVPLGMDRTTMDEVLQEVARAMGVTLRPDPFPEKGYFFRSDHFSLARKGVPAVSVEAGTHYVGKPPDWGEKLHEEYIARHYHQPSDQYDPAWPLTGMAQTVEWAFRAGWLLATRDARPVWKPGRAVRVPGL